The Halanaerobium praevalens DSM 2228 genome contains a region encoding:
- a CDS encoding DUF512 domain-containing protein, with translation MVKIKNIIPNSTAAKAGLKTGDKIITINNQKINDYIDYLYQISESIIRLEIENKAGQKKNIELERKLGEKLGIEFKEIVFDGLKQCKNNCVFCFVKQQPANMRQSLNQMDDDYRFSFLQGSFVTLTNLKDKEIARIIDLNLSPINISVHTTRPDLRVQMMKNPKAAEINRLLKLFQKHNIQFNTQIVLCPGYNDQAELDRTLEDLLSFYPQILSIGIVPVGLTKHRAGLSDLRTLTKKEMSDSLKQIKYWQKQSHKLYGENIIYAADEFYLTTDYQIPSYQAYNDFPQLENGIGLTALTNKEMDNISFPDSLKSKKKFALITSVLGKKALTGFIKKTQNIKNCDFEIKVVSNSFFGKTVTVTGLLTAQDLKTKIKKLKIEKYDKIFIPQIVLNDQLRFLDGIKKEEFLEELSDYQIYFIKNIKEIMEVIKNG, from the coding sequence ATGGTTAAAATAAAAAATATTATTCCAAATTCTACCGCTGCTAAAGCTGGCTTAAAAACTGGTGATAAAATAATTACTATTAATAATCAAAAAATTAATGATTATATAGATTATTTATATCAAATTTCAGAATCTATTATCAGATTAGAAATTGAAAATAAAGCTGGTCAGAAAAAAAATATTGAATTAGAAAGAAAACTTGGAGAAAAATTAGGGATAGAATTTAAAGAAATAGTATTTGATGGACTTAAACAGTGCAAAAATAATTGTGTTTTTTGTTTTGTCAAACAACAACCAGCAAATATGCGCCAAAGTTTAAATCAAATGGATGATGATTATCGTTTTTCTTTTTTACAGGGAAGTTTTGTTACTTTAACTAATCTTAAAGATAAAGAAATTGCTAGAATAATTGATTTAAATTTAAGTCCAATAAATATTTCAGTTCATACTACTAGACCTGATTTAAGGGTCCAAATGATGAAAAATCCTAAAGCAGCAGAGATTAATAGGCTTTTAAAACTTTTCCAAAAGCATAATATTCAATTTAATACCCAAATTGTACTTTGTCCTGGCTATAATGATCAGGCTGAGCTGGACAGAACATTAGAAGATTTATTAAGCTTTTATCCTCAGATTTTATCGATTGGAATTGTTCCAGTTGGCTTAACTAAACATAGAGCTGGACTTAGTGATTTGAGAACTTTAACTAAAAAAGAAATGAGCGATTCTTTAAAACAGATAAAGTATTGGCAAAAACAGTCTCATAAATTATATGGTGAAAATATAATTTATGCAGCTGATGAATTTTATTTAACCACTGATTATCAAATTCCAAGTTATCAAGCTTATAATGATTTTCCGCAATTGGAAAATGGTATTGGATTAACTGCTTTAACTAATAAAGAGATGGATAATATTTCTTTTCCAGACTCTTTAAAATCCAAAAAAAAATTTGCTCTAATTACTTCTGTTTTAGGGAAAAAAGCTTTAACTGGATTTATCAAAAAAACTCAGAATATAAAAAACTGTGATTTTGAAATAAAAGTAGTATCTAATTCATTTTTTGGTAAAACAGTTACAGTTACTGGGCTTTTAACTGCTCAAGATTTGAAAACTAAAATTAAGAAGTTAAAAATAGAAAAATATGATAAAATTTTTATTCCCCAAATTGTACTAAATGATCAACTCAGATTTTTGGATGGAATAAAAAAAGAAGAATTTTTAGAAGAATTATCTGATTATCAAATATATTTTATAAAAAATATTAAAGAAATTATGGAGGTGATTAAAAATGGCTAA
- the der gene encoding ribosome biogenesis GTPase Der, which yields MAKSTVAIVGRPNVGKSTLFNRLVGGRRAIVEGEPNVTRDRIYGETEWLGKKFNVIDTGGIVLHDNDKIKNQIKYQAEIAMEEADLILFVVDSRTGMTGVDEDIAQLLYRTNKEVILVVNKVEDFSNQEEIGWEFYSLGFGTPFLISAEHGKNTGQLLDQVKANLPEIETEEDDDDKINIAVIGKPNVGKSSLVNHLIGKKRVIVSDMPGTTRDAVDTMIKWKDISFNFIDTAGLRRKSRVKEDVEYYSNLRALRSVDRADAVLMMIDAQEGVTDQDKKIAGYAHDEGKAMVIAINKWDLMEKDSGTMDRYTDEVYYQLKFLNYVPVTYISALTGERIDELLSLLEFVVDQSNLRVKTGILNEVISEAVQLREPPSRKGKRLKIYYGSQVGIKPPTFVFFVNDPNLMHFAYQRYLENVLREAFGYVGNPMHFKLKQRN from the coding sequence ATGGCTAAATCTACAGTAGCAATTGTAGGCCGACCTAATGTTGGTAAATCAACCCTTTTTAATAGACTGGTTGGAGGACGCAGAGCTATAGTTGAAGGTGAACCAAATGTTACTCGCGATAGAATTTATGGTGAAACTGAGTGGCTAGGCAAAAAATTTAATGTTATTGATACAGGTGGAATTGTTCTTCATGATAATGATAAAATAAAAAACCAAATAAAATATCAGGCAGAAATAGCTATGGAAGAAGCAGATTTAATTTTATTTGTAGTAGACTCTAGAACCGGAATGACTGGAGTAGATGAAGATATAGCTCAACTTTTATATAGGACAAATAAAGAAGTTATTTTAGTTGTCAATAAAGTTGAAGATTTTTCTAATCAAGAAGAAATTGGTTGGGAATTTTATTCACTTGGTTTTGGGACTCCATTTCTTATTTCAGCTGAACATGGTAAAAATACAGGTCAATTATTAGATCAAGTTAAAGCAAATTTACCAGAAATTGAAACTGAAGAAGATGATGATGATAAAATTAATATAGCAGTAATTGGTAAGCCAAATGTTGGTAAATCTAGTTTAGTTAACCATTTAATTGGTAAAAAAAGAGTAATTGTTAGTGATATGCCAGGAACAACTAGAGATGCAGTTGATACTATGATTAAATGGAAAGATATTAGTTTTAACTTTATCGATACAGCTGGTTTAAGACGAAAATCTCGAGTTAAAGAAGATGTTGAATATTATAGTAATTTAAGAGCTTTAAGATCAGTTGATAGAGCTGATGCTGTTTTAATGATGATTGATGCTCAAGAAGGAGTAACAGATCAAGATAAGAAAATAGCAGGTTATGCTCATGATGAAGGTAAGGCAATGGTAATAGCTATTAATAAATGGGATCTAATGGAAAAGGATTCAGGAACAATGGATAGATATACTGATGAAGTTTATTATCAACTTAAATTTTTAAACTATGTTCCAGTTACTTATATTTCGGCTTTAACTGGAGAAAGAATAGATGAACTTTTATCACTGCTTGAGTTTGTAGTTGATCAGAGTAATCTTAGGGTTAAAACTGGAATTTTAAATGAGGTTATTTCAGAAGCGGTTCAATTACGTGAGCCACCAAGTAGAAAAGGAAAAAGACTCAAAATTTATTATGGAAGTCAAGTTGGAATTAAACCACCAACATTTGTTTTCTTTGTTAATGATCCTAATTTAATGCATTTTGCTTATCAAAGATATTTAGAAAATGTGCTCAGGGAAGCTTTTGGTTATGTTGGTAACCCTATGCACTTTAAATTAAAACAACGTAATTAG
- the plsY gene encoding glycerol-3-phosphate 1-O-acyltransferase PlsY: MRILIAIFISYLIGSIPSGFLLTKYVMRKDVRQYGSGNIGATNVARVMGLKSGILVAIFDILKGYLGVLVGQLIIGNSLSIAILLVAVTAIAGHDWSIFLGFSGGKGVATTFGVILRLYPLAFLIYALIWLLLVLTTRYVSLGSIIGSMSLPLTLYFSSYDSKNIFFAALLSIFVMYTHRENIKRLLKGEENRMDPDKLGKSGKK; this comes from the coding sequence ATGAGGATATTAATAGCAATATTTATTAGTTATTTAATTGGCTCAATTCCATCTGGTTTTCTTTTAACTAAATATGTTATGAGAAAAGATGTTCGGCAATATGGTAGTGGTAATATTGGGGCTACTAATGTTGCCCGAGTTATGGGCTTGAAATCTGGAATCTTAGTTGCAATTTTTGATATACTAAAAGGTTATTTAGGAGTATTAGTTGGGCAGTTAATTATTGGAAACAGCCTATCAATAGCTATTTTATTAGTTGCAGTAACAGCTATTGCAGGTCATGATTGGTCAATATTTTTAGGTTTTTCTGGGGGTAAAGGAGTAGCTACTACCTTTGGAGTTATTTTAAGGCTCTATCCACTAGCTTTTTTAATTTATGCTTTAATCTGGCTTTTATTAGTACTTACTACTAGATATGTTTCTTTAGGCTCAATAATTGGCTCAATGTCTCTTCCTTTGACTCTTTATTTTAGTAGTTATGATTCAAAAAATATTTTCTTTGCCGCTTTATTATCAATATTTGTAATGTATACTCACCGAGAAAATATAAAAAGATTATTAAAAGGCGAAGAAAATAGAATGGATCCAGATAAATTAGGAAAGAGTGGTAAAAAATAA
- a CDS encoding NAD(P)H-dependent glycerol-3-phosphate dehydrogenase, protein MNSKITVIGAGSWGTALANLLANNGENVEIYARDKEVVKTINQQNYNFKYFPDIKLNTNLTAVNNLKKSLKETELVVISVPTQALSGLLEHLQKFLTTNTIIVSTAKGIEENSFQTNSQMIKEAGFENVVVLSGPTHAEEVMTELPTAIVAAAKNKKIAEKVQSIFMSKYFRVYTNPDVKGVELGGALKNVIAVASGICDGLDFGDNTRAALITRALNEMSHFVEYQGAKNVTLAGLSGMGDLVVTCTSMHSRNRRFGIEIGKGKNILEAKEKVNQVVEGVKTTRAIYKWLNSNEIELEMPITEQVYQVLFNDKDPRQAVEELMLRTKKHEMELLVDNSLWDL, encoded by the coding sequence ATGAATTCTAAGATTACAGTAATTGGAGCTGGTAGCTGGGGAACAGCTCTAGCTAATTTACTAGCTAATAATGGTGAAAATGTTGAAATATATGCTCGAGATAAAGAAGTAGTTAAGACAATTAATCAGCAAAATTATAATTTTAAATATTTTCCTGATATTAAATTAAACACCAATTTAACTGCTGTTAATAATTTAAAAAAGTCTTTAAAGGAAACTGAGCTAGTTGTTATTTCAGTTCCTACTCAAGCTTTAAGTGGGCTTTTAGAACATTTACAGAAGTTTTTAACAACCAATACAATTATTGTTTCTACTGCTAAAGGCATAGAAGAAAATTCTTTTCAAACTAACTCTCAAATGATAAAAGAAGCTGGTTTTGAAAATGTAGTAGTTTTGTCTGGACCTACTCATGCAGAAGAAGTGATGACTGAATTACCTACTGCAATTGTAGCTGCTGCTAAAAACAAAAAAATAGCTGAAAAAGTTCAGAGCATTTTTATGTCCAAATATTTTAGAGTTTATACTAATCCTGATGTTAAAGGGGTAGAACTTGGTGGTGCTTTAAAAAATGTAATTGCTGTAGCAAGTGGTATTTGTGATGGACTTGATTTTGGTGATAACACTAGAGCAGCTTTAATAACTAGAGCTTTAAATGAAATGAGTCATTTTGTTGAATATCAAGGTGCTAAAAATGTTACCCTTGCTGGTTTATCAGGGATGGGAGATCTAGTTGTGACTTGTACAAGCATGCATAGTCGCAACAGACGCTTTGGAATTGAGATTGGTAAAGGCAAAAACATTTTAGAAGCCAAAGAAAAAGTTAATCAGGTTGTAGAAGGAGTCAAAACTACTCGAGCTATTTACAAGTGGTTAAATTCCAATGAAATTGAATTAGAAATGCCAATAACAGAGCAAGTTTACCAAGTTCTGTTTAATGATAAAGACCCTCGTCAAGCAGTAGAAGAGTTGATGTTGAGAACTAAAAAACATGAAATGGAGTTATTAGTTGATAACTCTTTGTGGGATCTCTAA
- a CDS encoding HU family DNA-binding protein yields the protein MTKNELIDVVAEKTGVTKKDTGEVVNETIDTIMNYLKSEAKKDEDNRDNVQLIGFGTFEVKDRSARKGRNPQTGEELQIPARKVPVFRSGKSFKETVDV from the coding sequence ATGACTAAGAATGAACTTATTGATGTAGTAGCTGAAAAAACTGGTGTTACTAAAAAGGATACAGGAGAAGTAGTTAACGAAACTATTGATACTATCATGAATTATTTGAAATCTGAAGCTAAAAAAGATGAAGATAATCGTGATAATGTACAGTTAATTGGTTTTGGTACTTTTGAAGTAAAAGATAGAAGTGCTCGTAAAGGGCGTAATCCTCAAACTGGAGAAGAACTTCAAATTCCAGCACGTAAAGTACCTGTATTTAGAAGCGGTAAATCTTTTAAAGAAACCGTTGATGTTTAA
- a CDS encoding mechanosensitive ion channel family protein, producing MNQITLGLQSIIVDYGMKFALALALLVVGLFVIKFTIKLIEKNIQGKFERTLTGFLMSITRAVLLILLFISIASTIGIEVTSFVAVLGAASFAVGFALQGSLSNFAGGVLLLMFRPFTAGDTIEVAGHKGKVHEIQILYTIIITFDNKKIMIPNSNISSSSITNFSAMDKRRVDLNFGIGYDDDFHKAIAILKDLAAKHQLILDEPEPIIRVAEHAGSSVNIDCKVWVKAPDYWTVYYDLHEEVKDAFDEANIGIPYPQLDVHFDKETKLC from the coding sequence ATGAATCAGATTACTCTAGGTTTACAATCAATAATTGTTGATTATGGAATGAAATTTGCTTTAGCTTTAGCTTTATTAGTTGTTGGTTTATTTGTAATCAAATTTACTATTAAATTAATAGAAAAAAATATTCAGGGTAAATTTGAAAGAACCTTAACTGGTTTTTTAATGTCAATAACAAGAGCTGTTTTATTAATCTTGTTATTTATATCTATTGCTTCAACTATTGGAATTGAAGTTACTTCATTTGTTGCTGTTTTAGGTGCAGCTTCTTTTGCTGTTGGTTTTGCTTTACAAGGAAGTTTATCTAATTTTGCTGGTGGAGTTTTATTACTTATGTTTAGACCTTTTACTGCTGGTGACACTATAGAAGTAGCTGGTCATAAAGGTAAAGTACATGAGATACAGATTCTTTATACTATTATTATTACATTTGATAACAAAAAAATTATGATTCCAAATAGTAATATTTCAAGTAGTAGTATTACTAATTTTTCAGCAATGGATAAAAGAAGAGTTGATCTTAATTTTGGTATTGGTTATGATGATGATTTTCATAAAGCGATAGCTATTTTAAAAGACTTAGCAGCTAAACATCAATTAATTTTAGATGAACCAGAACCAATTATTAGAGTTGCTGAGCATGCTGGTAGTTCAGTTAATATTGATTGCAAAGTATGGGTTAAAGCTCCCGATTATTGGACAGTTTATTATGATTTACATGAAGAGGTAAAAGATGCTTTTGATGAAGCCAATATTGGTATTCCTTATCCTCAGTTAGATGTTCATTTTGATAAGGAGACGAAACTATGTTAG
- a CDS encoding deoxyribodipyrimidine photo-lyase: protein MLVNKKRIEKINKSQLKKGEFVAYWMQASPRLEYNQALGYAIEKANELNQPLLIFFLIDAKFPEAKTAHFKFMLQGLKELKTKLKNEDFNFYLIDYNKLEDIKQITKKASLLISEKAYLKHLRKWKNQVAAKVKIPFYLVESNLICPIEEVSDKEEYAAYTIRKKINKIKNEYLKEYQLQRLKNKNKIEFENKNLKFVKNLNQYLENKNFELQQDLSDHFRGGYKAAKLKLNDFLKNKLKDYEEKRNIPHLNFQSDLSPYLHFGQIAAQEIALAALNSEYDEKSFLEELIVRRELAFNFVYYNQNYDGSLKDILYDWAYQSLMEHQADEREYLYTYQELENAKTHDKYWNAAQKEMLLTGKMHNYMRMYWGKKILEWNSDPEEAYQWALKLNNKYSLDGRDANSYAGVAWIFSKHDRAWKERKIFGKVRYMNAAGLERKFEMEKYIAKINELTN, encoded by the coding sequence ATGTTAGTTAATAAAAAAAGAATAGAAAAAATTAACAAGTCTCAGTTAAAGAAAGGGGAATTTGTAGCTTATTGGATGCAAGCATCACCAAGATTGGAATATAATCAGGCTTTAGGTTATGCTATTGAAAAAGCAAATGAATTAAATCAGCCTCTCTTAATTTTTTTCTTAATTGATGCTAAATTTCCAGAAGCAAAAACTGCTCATTTTAAATTTATGCTTCAGGGATTAAAAGAGCTAAAAACTAAGTTGAAAAATGAGGATTTTAATTTTTATCTGATAGATTATAATAAATTAGAAGATATTAAGCAAATAACTAAAAAAGCCTCTTTGCTTATAAGTGAAAAAGCATATTTAAAACATCTAAGAAAATGGAAAAATCAAGTTGCAGCCAAAGTAAAAATTCCTTTTTACTTAGTTGAAAGTAACCTTATTTGTCCAATTGAAGAAGTAAGTGATAAAGAAGAATATGCAGCTTATACTATTCGTAAAAAAATAAATAAGATTAAAAATGAATATTTAAAAGAATATCAACTTCAAAGGCTAAAAAATAAGAATAAAATTGAATTTGAAAATAAAAATTTAAAATTTGTTAAAAATTTGAATCAGTATTTAGAAAATAAAAATTTCGAATTACAACAGGACCTTAGCGATCATTTTAGAGGTGGTTATAAAGCAGCTAAATTAAAGTTAAATGATTTTTTGAAAAACAAATTAAAAGATTATGAAGAAAAAAGAAATATTCCTCACTTGAATTTTCAATCTGATCTAAGTCCCTATTTACACTTTGGGCAAATAGCTGCACAAGAGATTGCTTTAGCAGCTTTAAATTCTGAATATGATGAAAAAAGTTTTTTGGAAGAATTAATAGTTAGACGTGAATTAGCATTTAATTTTGTTTATTATAATCAAAATTATGATGGCTCACTAAAAGATATTTTATATGATTGGGCTTATCAGAGTTTAATGGAGCATCAAGCAGATGAGAGAGAATATCTTTATACTTATCAAGAATTAGAAAATGCTAAAACTCATGATAAATACTGGAATGCAGCTCAAAAAGAAATGCTTTTAACTGGTAAAATGCATAATTATATGCGCATGTATTGGGGTAAAAAAATATTAGAATGGAATTCAGATCCAGAAGAGGCTTATCAATGGGCTTTGAAACTGAATAACAAATATTCTTTAGATGGCAGAGATGCTAATAGTTATGCTGGAGTTGCTTGGATTTTTAGTAAGCATGATCGTGCTTGGAAAGAAAGAAAAATTTTTGGTAAGGTGCGTTATATGAATGCAGCTGGGCTTGAACGTAAATTTGAAATGGAAAAGTATATAGCTAAAATTAATGAACTTACTAATTAA
- a CDS encoding ferritin, which produces MLKESIAKALNQQINAELYSAYLYQSMAAYFEDKSLAGFANWMDLQAEEEMAHARKIYDFVNERGGRVILEGIEKPKSSWESQLDVFKESLAHEEKITAMINDLVSLAAAEKDYATHSFLQWFVDEQVEEEDTVGEIVDKLELIGDSTQGLFMMDDKLAARVTEPSTTDTE; this is translated from the coding sequence ATGTTAAAAGAAAGTATAGCAAAAGCTCTTAACCAACAAATTAATGCGGAATTATATTCAGCCTATTTATACCAGTCTATGGCTGCTTATTTTGAAGATAAAAGTTTAGCTGGTTTTGCAAATTGGATGGATCTGCAGGCAGAAGAAGAAATGGCTCATGCTCGTAAAATTTATGATTTTGTAAATGAAAGAGGTGGGCGAGTTATTTTAGAAGGGATTGAAAAACCAAAAAGTAGTTGGGAATCTCAACTTGATGTTTTTAAAGAATCTTTAGCTCACGAAGAAAAAATAACTGCAATGATTAATGATTTGGTTTCTTTAGCTGCTGCTGAAAAAGATTATGCGACTCACTCATTTTTACAGTGGTTTGTTGATGAACAAGTAGAAGAAGAAGATACAGTTGGAGAAATTGTTGATAAATTAGAATTAATTGGTGATTCAACTCAGGGCTTATTTATGATGGATGATAAATTAGCAGCTAGAGTTACAGAACCTTCTACAACAGATACTGAATAA
- a CDS encoding amidohydrolase produces the protein MYIVKILIKNIAEIYSSDSKVKKNQFILIEDQIIKKIDSMAKIDQIKDYDHLIDAQDKIVLPGFINTHTHVAMTMMRGYADDMPLDRWLQDKIWPFESKINSDDIYWGTALGLIEMIESGTTAFSDMYFSMDRVADLVEKSGLRACLAEGLIEVNDGQKGFDKALDFALNYNQRAEGRISTMLAPHAPYTCGKDYLQKIKRAAQEHDLGVHIHLSESKKEVNDFLNKYQKSPVKYLDDFNFFDNHILAAHCVHLEPGDLEILKKNNIQVAHNPISNGKLANGIAPISDYLKNNINVSIGTDGVSSNNNLDMLEEAKMASYLQKIKYEDPTAMDTQTILEILTINGATALNLDNLALIKPGYKADLQLIDIKKDSFFYPHHNNLSNLFYAAKASSVETVIVNGKIIMEDRELKTLDKEKIYYEAEKRSLAISKQIK, from the coding sequence ATGTATATAGTGAAAATTTTAATAAAAAATATTGCAGAAATTTATAGTTCAGATTCAAAAGTTAAAAAAAATCAGTTTATTTTAATTGAAGATCAAATTATAAAGAAAATTGACTCAATGGCTAAAATTGATCAAATTAAAGATTATGATCATTTAATTGATGCTCAAGATAAAATTGTTTTGCCAGGTTTTATTAATACCCATACTCATGTTGCAATGACTATGATGAGAGGTTATGCAGATGATATGCCATTAGATAGATGGCTTCAAGATAAAATTTGGCCTTTTGAAAGTAAAATTAATTCAGATGATATTTATTGGGGAACTGCCTTAGGATTAATAGAAATGATTGAATCAGGTACAACGGCTTTTTCAGATATGTACTTTTCAATGGATAGAGTTGCTGATTTAGTTGAAAAAAGTGGTTTAAGAGCTTGTCTAGCAGAAGGGCTAATAGAAGTTAATGATGGTCAAAAAGGTTTTGACAAAGCACTTGATTTTGCTCTTAATTATAATCAAAGAGCTGAAGGGAGAATAAGTACGATGCTTGCCCCACATGCACCTTATACTTGTGGTAAGGATTATCTTCAGAAAATAAAAAGAGCAGCTCAAGAACATGATCTAGGAGTTCATATTCATCTTTCTGAAAGCAAAAAAGAAGTTAACGATTTTTTAAATAAATATCAAAAGTCACCTGTTAAATATTTAGATGATTTTAATTTTTTTGATAATCATATTTTGGCAGCTCATTGTGTTCATTTAGAACCAGGAGACTTAGAAATATTAAAGAAAAATAATATTCAGGTAGCACATAATCCAATTAGTAATGGCAAATTAGCTAATGGAATTGCACCCATTTCTGATTATTTAAAAAATAATATCAATGTTAGTATTGGTACTGATGGTGTTTCTAGCAACAATAATTTGGATATGCTAGAAGAAGCAAAAATGGCTTCTTATTTACAAAAAATAAAGTATGAAGACCCGACAGCTATGGATACTCAAACTATTTTAGAAATTTTAACTATTAATGGGGCAACTGCTCTAAATCTTGATAATCTTGCTTTAATTAAACCAGGTTATAAAGCTGATTTACAATTAATTGATATCAAAAAAGATAGTTTTTTCTATCCCCATCATAATAACTTGTCAAACTTATTTTATGCAGCTAAAGCTAGTAGTGTTGAGACAGTGATTGTGAATGGTAAAATAATAATGGAAGATAGAGAACTTAAAACCTTAGATAAAGAAAAAATATATTATGAAGCAGAAAAAAGATCACTTGCAATTTCTAAGCAAATAAAATAA